GTCAGCTCACTTTCTGGTCTGACCGGCACCGGATGGTGCCGATCGGTTCGGATAGCCGCTCCTGCACGGAGAGGCCACGTCACGCTCGTCCTAGTCTACGCCCGCGGACGCAGGTCCGGCGACACGGACCCGAGCGCGCGGGCAGCCTGCTCCGGGTCGACCCCGGTGAGGCGGAGGGCGCGGCCGAGGGCCCGGCGACGGATCGCGAGCTCGAGGCACGCCGGGTCGTGGTGCAGGTAGGCACCGCGGCCCGGGGCGGTCTGGTTCGGGTCGGCCAGCACCTCGCAGGTGCCCGGCCGTCCCACCAGACGCAGCAGGAGGGACTTCTCGGACCGTTCCCGGCAACCCACGCAGGTGCGTACCGGACGATCCACCGGCACAGCCTACCCGTTCGGGCGCTGGACGGGTTCCTCGGGCTGGGCGTCGGAGCGGATGTCGATCCGCCAGCCGGTCAGCCGCGCGGCCAGGCGGGCGTTCTGGCCCTCGCGGCCGATGGCCAGCGAGAGCTGGTAGTCCGGCACCACCACGCGGGCCGACCGGGTGGCCGCGTCCACGATGGTGACCGAGCTGACCTTGGACGGGGAGAGGGCGGACCCGATGAAGGACGCCGGGTCCTCCGACCAGTCCACGATGTCGATCTTCTCCTCGCTCAGCTCGTGCATCACCGCGCGCACCCGCTGCCCCATGGGCCCGATGCAGGCGCCCTTGGCGCTGACGTCGCGGTGGTGGCTGACCACGGCGATCTTGGTCCGGTGCCCCGCCTCGCGGGCCACCGCCTTGACCTCGACCACGCCCTGGGCGATCTCGGGGACCTCGAGCTTGAACAGGTTGCGGACCAGGTCCG
The sequence above is a segment of the Auraticoccus monumenti genome. Coding sequences within it:
- a CDS encoding YlxR family protein gives rise to the protein MDRPVRTCVGCRERSEKSLLLRLVGRPGTCEVLADPNQTAPGRGAYLHHDPACLELAIRRRALGRALRLTGVDPEQAARALGSVSPDLRPRA